A DNA window from Lachancea thermotolerans CBS 6340 chromosome G complete sequence contains the following coding sequences:
- the TVP15 gene encoding Tvp15p (similar to uniprot|Q03860 Saccharomyces cerevisiae YDR100W TVP15 Tlg2-Vesicle Protein of 15 kDa integral membrane vesicle protein): MSGVPPQFFRIAHLAAGSLATVSALSQTSYILKNFPAFLMALYSLVLAIPMIYLEFRVPPNLYRYASFYFSFFGRGLCLILLSLLLSYGGVFKILVSILLFLSGLVYVILEFVPSIQEPENFRPEGSSIAVGEDGDDII; the protein is encoded by the coding sequence ATGTCTGGCGTACCACCTCAGTTCTTCAGAATTGCCCATCTGGCTGCTGGCTCGCTTGCCACCGTGTCTGCGCTGTCGCAGACATCTTACATCCTCAAGAATTTCCCCGCGTTTCTGATGGCGCTATACTCTTTGGTGCTGGCAATTCCCATGATCTACCTAGAATTTAGGGTGCCCCCAAACCTGTACCGCTACGCTTCCTTTtatttcagcttctttggccGTGGTCTTTGCCTGATACTGCTgtctctgctgctgagctACGGAGgcgttttcaaaatcctgGTCTCGATTCTTTTGTTCCTAAGTGGGCTTGTGTACGTGATTCTCGAGTTCGTGCCCAGCATTCAGGAACCTGAGAATTTCAGGCCTGAGGGCAGCTCCATCGCGGTAGGGGAGGACGGCGACGACATTATTTAG
- the SPO71 gene encoding Spo71p (similar to uniprot|Q03868 Saccharomyces cerevisiae YDR104C SPO71 Meiosis-specific protein of unknown function required for spore wall formation during sporulation dispensable for both nuclear divisions during meiosis), protein MNHEVEHFKNIALDEESYAKYICQNSPQLMPADGKVHSLSIPRSSFTAFRLNYASPVEMSLSSRTVLLGGVPNLWYAQRKNNLLRSIYLFANKKLRRRVRMAGEYAHAIGHRSKRKVVRRAALSPKNVVKERRSKALESTKAQPSNTMAQTIEVGSETTGVPRKVPPPPMKTATMALGQISRPTSRHDPHSAIRGLRDQELSRLGRNKSRERHSSETDLLDMKRVATKDAALELSPKVLTQSSKTGVSQSRETLDGTGLTSFFSSSQSENYYSAEETISTSEDQDTISDSCPETFKGSSADTRGNSEGTTVPQLVKLPSSGPVKPAIRFTNDPRSISLQSSPEDYESDEIETSLSAFSSNSEDGEARRLRGASNTRQKDMLQLLEPEPERLSEDEHNRIIKSSSHRKMVKGIKTICSKTGQKLHIEKLDKLNNEVSRVLGGELGLSQRLFKKHNAGEVVKMEKMLVLVKHSKSVSGLPTHFSDAEPIDTRIVERWKEYIVVARLTKKPESPIYLQFYRNRNIPAVEAFDNSTEDFRANSMDFQLSKQCIVGVYNNLDKTIHIVKPCSGFENGNQNLTEKSKVNNALKIYILRSKSAVSAEKWLSFLRQSLGLADVLNKVKVNLPEADISLKIPLSRGLRQVFNAKVDTEEENLKVLVLPRGYKVLAFPIMRYLELVIRSKLQECGLEQQLSRWAKANIITGFCWKHYDRLEWCPGDQYDLLLENISLRMSHLLEYRTLTHYPRSVKTGNGEKLTEPPALEGFLLRVTNRYGRDTAKVVHKPYSKFLYFFTSDGLLFFMKSYKGVPPLPSEILSREATCTYDMEKLQDAINAIPSVYEDNPYRIDLNSHIEWLNEHMSPSEFESRDGAAFTSMWRKIAHVIKAEGIIDLTDIKSISKLSEQEGHYNELKFKFLNSANNFIWKSKQSPQSSIDSLFVLHLRNGLEVQLMAPNPQMADEWIDRLSCLSKYWKHRKKEDSRTMWDVKVSNLSNLKIPELEEANISQDTPKWITDRGIANEEIHNISAYAMMRPLMQNGVLYQKARKHSIFRKFYVILTPGFLILYQYFKSARVNFSKKVVDHRHFMTIPIEECYVYSGNLTSLDLLQRDKQFDNLNSGNEPLPRVYADGWKSSEDESSKCFTLWFGTKRAISNYNSLFKYNKDSRAHTSGFRAGNEEQPYPRGTDLNSETSGTADLSMDKNLEKNPRLFKVVSRLGVSGRSMVFMARSRQERDQWAMKIHAELERLRNSSFDIEE, encoded by the coding sequence ATGAACCATGAGGTCGAGCACTTTAAGAATATAGCGCTTGATGAGGAATCGTACGCCAAATACATTTGCCAGAACTCACCGCAATTGATGCCCGCGGACGGTAAGGTTCACAGCCTCTCGATTCCAAGATCCTCGTTCACTGCATTCAGGCTAAATTACGCCTCGCCAGTTGAAATGTCGCTGAGCTCCAGAACGGTGTTGCTTGGAGGAGTTCCAAACCTGTGGTATGCACAACGCAAAAACAACCTCCTGCGGTCCATTTATCTATttgcaaacaaaaagctgagacGAAGAGTCCGCATGGCAGGCGAATATGCACACGCGATCGGGCATCGTTCAAAGAGGAAAGTTGTCCGTCGCGCTGCTTTGAGCCCTAAAAATGTTGTTAAAGAGAGGCGCTCGAAAGCTCTCGAAAGCACAAAAGCCCAACCTTCGAACACGATGGCGCAAACGATTGAAGTTGGAAGCGAAACAACCGGCGTGCCTCGTAAGGTCCCACCCCCTCCTATGAAGACAGCAACAATGGCACTGGGCCAAATATCAAGGCCTACGAGTCGGCATGATCCACACTCGGCAATTCGGGGGTTGAGGGATCAGGAACTCAGCCGCCTTGGCCGGAACAAGAGCCGCGAGCGCCATAGTTCAGAGACGGACCTACTTGACATGAAACGTGTAGCAACTAAGGATGCTGCTCTAGAACTATCGCCCAAGGTGCTCACCCAAAGCTCTAAAACGGGGGTATCGCAGTCTAGGGAAACACTGGATGGCACAGGGCtgacaagctttttttcaagtagTCAGTCTGAGAACTACTACTCTGCTGAAGAGACTATCTCAACTTCTGAGGATCAAGACACGATCTCTGACAGTTGCCCAGAAACATTCAAAGGCAGCAGTGCTGATACGCGGGGCAATTCCGAAGGAACAACAGTTCCGCAGCTCGTGAAGTTGCCTTCGAGTGGACCAGTCAAACCAGCAATAAGATTTACCAATGATCCGCGTTCAATCTCTTTACAATCCTCGCCAGAAGACTATGAGAGCGATGAAATTGAAACCAGCCTTAGCGCTTTCTCCTCCAACTCAGAAGACGGAGAAGCGAGGAGGCTTCGGGGCGCTTCAAATACACGCCAGAAAGACATGCTACAGCTGCTTGAACCCGAACCGGAAAGACTGAGCGAAGATGAACACAATCGCATAATAAAATCAAGTTCGCATCGCAAGATGGTGAAGGGAATAAAGACCATTTGTAGCAAAACCggtcaaaaacttcacaTCGAGAAGCTAGATAAACTCAATAACGAGGTGTCAAGAGTACTAGGTGGTGAGCTGGGCCTTTCTCAAAGattgttcaaaaagcataATGCTGGAGAGGTTGTGAAAATGGAGAAAATGCTTGTGCTTGTCAAACACTCAAAGTCTGTTAGTGGCCTTCCGACCCATTTTTCCGACGCTGAGCCTATCGATACAAGAATTGTCGAAAGATGGAAAGAATACATTGTCGTCGCTCGACTTACCAAGAAACCCGAGTCGCCAATATACTTACAATTTTACCGTAATAGGAACATTCCTGCGGTTGAGGCTTTTGACAACTCTACCGAAGACTTTAGAGCAAACTCTATGGATTTTCAATTGAGCAAGCAATGCATAGTGGGGGTCTACAATAACCTAGATAAAACGATCCACATAGTAAAGCCATGCTCAGGGTTCGAGAACGGGAACCAGAATTTAACCGAGAAGTCAAAGGTCAACAATGCCCTGAAAATCTACATTCTTAGAAGTAAGTCAGCAGTATCGGCAGAAAAATGGCTTTCGTTTTTGAGACAGTCTTTGGGCCTTGCTGACGTCCTTAACAAGGTCAAAGTTAATTTACCTGAGGCGGACATATCTCTCAAAATACCGCTTTCCAGAGGGTTGCGCCAGGTTTTCAACGCTAAAGTTGAtaccgaagaagaaaatttGAAAGTTCTAGTCCTACCTCGGGGCTATAAGGTCTTAGCATTCCCTATTATGAGGTATTTAGAACTGGTCATCAGGtcaaaacttcaagaatgTGGATTGGAACAACAACTTTCTCGATGGGCCAAAGCCAATATCATAACCGGGTTTTGTTGGAAACATTACGATAGACTCGAATGGTGTCCTGGTGATCAATATGACTTGCTGCTCGAGAACATATCATTACGAATGTCTCATTTACTCGAATACCGAACTTTGACGCATTATCCTAGAAGCGTTAAAACAGGCAATGGAGAGAAGCTTACAGAGcctccagctcttgaagGGTTCCTTTTAAGGGTGACCAACAGATATGGGCGTGATACTGCCAAAGTTGTACACAAGCCCTACTCTAAATTCTTATATTTCTTCACCTCGGACggtcttcttttcttcatgaaATCATATAAGGGTGTGCCGCCTTTGCCAAGCGAGATACTTAGCAGGGAAGCAACTTGTACTTACGATATGGAAAAGTTACAAGACGCCATCAATGCAATCCCTTCGGTTTACGAGGATAACCCTTATCGTATCGACTTAAATAGTCACATTGAGTGGCTCAATGAGCACATGAGTCCTAGCGAGTTTGAGAGTAGAGATGGTGCAGCATTCACATCGATGTGGCGGAAAATTGCCCATGTCATCAAAGCAGAGGGGATTATTGACCTAACGGATATCAAATCAATTTCCAAGTTGAGtgaacaagaagggcaTTATAATGAACTAAAATTTAAGTTCTTAAACAGCGCAAACAACTTTATTTGGAAGTCTAAGCAGTCTCCCCAGTCGTCTATCGACTCGCTCTTTGTGCTTCACCTCAGGAACGGTCTTGAGGTTCAATTAATGGCACCAAATCCGCAGATGGCAGATGAATGGATCGATAGACTTTCTTGCCTAAGCAAGTATTGGAAACACagaaagaaagaggacTCAAGAACTATGTGGGATGTAAAGGTTAGTAACCTTTCCAACTTGAAAATTCCCGAACTTGAGGAAGCCAACATCAGTCAGGACACACCTAAATGGATTACGGATCGAGGCATTGCCAATGAGGAAATTCACAATATAAGTGCATATGCCATGATGAGACCGCTGATGCAAAATGGCGTCTTGTACCAAAAGGCTCGCAAACACTCAATATTCCGAAAATTCTACGTCATTTTGACCCCAGGATTTTTAATATTGTACCAGTATTTTAAAAGCGCAAGAGTTAATTTCTCTAAAAAGGTTGTTGACCACCGGCATTTCATGACAATACCGATTGAAGAATGCTACGTGTATTCTGGAAACCTCACGTCCTTAGACTTATTACAAAGAGACAAGCAATTCGATAACTTGAACTCTGGGAATGAGCCTTTACCTAGAGTTTACGCTGATGGCTGGAAATCGAGTGAGGATGAATCTTCGAAGTGTTTTACTCTTTGGTTtggaacaaaaagagcgaTTTCAAATTACAACTCCCTGTTCAAGTACAATAAAGACAGTCGCGCGCATACATCGGGGTTTCGAGCTGGAAATGAAGAGCAGCCCTATCCTAGGGGCACCGACTTGAATTCGGAAACCTCCGGTACCGCTGATCTCAGCATGGATAAGAATTTAGAGAAAAACCCTcgacttttcaaagtcgtTAGCAGACTTGGCGTGTCCGGAAGATCCATGGTTTTCATGGCTAGGTCAAGACAAGAAAGGGACCAGTGGGCCATGAAAATACATGCTGAACTGGAAAGACTGAGAAACAGCTCATTTGATATAGAAGAGTGA